In Limimonas halophila, the following are encoded in one genomic region:
- a CDS encoding EAL domain-containing protein encodes MPGIPGPGWTLYIWPPLGHTGGKLTRRLDALRVPRAQGADGRAVVVGMDDLLRAGGLEALAADLSAEEQQDSSVLGVRGTDAPGFADYPRVTSLFRLMRLEQSETLAQTLTAGRIGASFTPITAADDASEVVAYRANLHFPDLEIASGDVFTLATDGGLLFQLDRVCRVACIREAANQGLDRPVFVQFHPSSIYDPVYCLRTTVSEVERTGLAAEDVVFTLSRAGSHRDIGHLQTILGYYKDRGFQVALGELGAERGALELLQHLRPEYVWLSHDVTAGVSQDPFRAVIARKLLEMAHRLRIETVAIGSLGDTDREWLYEHGVSALAMPERATQPGIPEGLALTASEDVPG; translated from the coding sequence GTGCCCGGGATCCCGGGCCCGGGCTGGACCCTCTACATCTGGCCGCCCCTGGGGCACACCGGCGGCAAGCTGACCCGGCGGCTGGATGCGCTGCGGGTGCCGCGTGCGCAGGGCGCGGACGGGCGCGCCGTCGTGGTCGGCATGGACGATCTCCTGCGTGCCGGTGGGCTCGAGGCGCTCGCCGCCGACCTCTCCGCCGAGGAGCAGCAGGACAGCAGCGTCCTCGGGGTGCGCGGAACGGATGCGCCCGGCTTTGCCGACTATCCGCGGGTGACCTCGCTGTTTCGTCTCATGCGGCTGGAACAGAGCGAGACGCTGGCGCAGACGCTCACTGCTGGGCGCATCGGCGCGTCCTTCACGCCCATCACGGCGGCGGACGACGCCTCGGAGGTGGTGGCCTACCGCGCCAATCTGCACTTTCCGGACCTGGAAATCGCGTCGGGCGATGTCTTCACCCTGGCGACCGACGGGGGGCTGCTGTTCCAGCTCGACCGCGTGTGCCGGGTGGCCTGCATCCGCGAGGCCGCCAACCAGGGCCTCGACCGCCCGGTGTTCGTGCAGTTCCACCCGTCCTCGATCTACGACCCCGTCTACTGCCTGCGCACCACCGTTTCCGAGGTGGAGCGCACGGGGCTGGCGGCCGAGGACGTGGTCTTCACGCTCTCGCGCGCGGGCAGTCACCGGGACATCGGCCACCTCCAGACCATTCTGGGCTACTACAAGGACCGCGGTTTCCAGGTCGCTCTCGGGGAACTGGGCGCCGAGCGCGGGGCGCTGGAATTGCTTCAGCACCTGCGGCCCGAGTACGTCTGGCTGTCGCACGACGTCACCGCGGGCGTGAGCCAGGACCCCTTCCGCGCCGTTATCGCCCGCAAGCTGCTGGAGATGGCGCACCGCCTGCGCATCGAGACCGTGGCCATCGGCAGCCTCGGCGACACCGACCGCGAATGGCTGTATGAGCACGGCGTGAGCGCGCTGGCGATGCCGGAGCGGGCGACGCAGCCCGGCATCCCCGAGGGGCTCGCGCTCACCGCCAGCGAGGATGTCCCCGGCTGA